The following proteins come from a genomic window of Pirellula staleyi DSM 6068:
- a CDS encoding PQQ-binding-like beta-propeller repeat protein encodes MSASKMLDLAEQQGLLEEKVISELRRQLRESKFIVTPEALAKVLVDHEHLTNFQARKLVASASEATDAPTTTRQAVAPTKAPAKEMLPIEEEEDIVDLEPAAPAAAKVDPLDELVDLEPAVPAAPQAPAAAPVPVAPAPSAHDSIDMAPLDFDENPKSSSKPVEPKPEKPKAEAAPSPPKSEPKPKPQPAPRGFKTLEKPGSTPPKRESKPAPISPPSIAPPVEDNLEVLTELTPLSVPSGPAPIDDLFAVDPIAGPAPLGSDPLMGGPLAGPLAGPLGQPAAAAGVVVPPKKKNQWDSPLLLIGGGALGVLLLAAGLLVYSLTRGSASELFQKGEEDYRSGSYSTAIAVFDEFLKKYPSDPNSSLARVRRGMAQIRQVTDKASDPVQGLKAAQQVLPQIEVETESFNEARTELASILPDIADGFATKAKDEPDTAKRVELVAKTEAAIALVNNPSYIPSSLRKDQEVRISQIIEKLDAARRSIDQDRDLQTAVEKMTAAADQNQAATGYATRRELLKKYPALEISESLMAATYRLSQGEQLQIEVRDNPLPAAPAAAAEGVIAIALSHAETAGTGATTGLVPVVVEGSLHAFDLGTGALKWHKYLGQGAPAVVVTPTGDWLAVDVRTSTLCCFEPATGSIKWRHAPGERFFGPVVGTDVAYISCESGTIYEIALADGTSPRQVKLPQKLSTAVGLDSRRSRIYQLGDHSTLFALRMETLACEETSFLGHLEGSILVPPLVVLDHVVIAESPGINYSVLRTLAPTGENKQLQPTSKVFRLAGRITEPLLTASRRVIAVTDLGQTSVIEIDPTSPQQSVREISKLEATDSEPTTTYPAVEANQVWLVGTRASAYEIQASLAQLARRWTLHPGDRFVAPLQFSGGVLVHARRRGTQDGILVEACNPADGKAIWTTRIAQQLAAVLIHQPRSEVFAATRGGLLYSIPRDALRQGLYATPQLTPPLGGGPISLSQLSNLGNNQYLISGFGTGNRGILCNLEEKEKSRYTEFSSIDGSSRCTPLVLGSSVIVPLEKGPVQAVNPLTGEAPIFPFTPPLKAGAKFPWLSPLLLEDGKNILLSDGGVMLYKLVERAGTPPQLALAGESTSTLPLAKQLARVASTIVGVGRGEAVDSLVTIHPQTLAVTETKKLAGRVTSGPFAALDLVLVATQPEGIIALGADGETKWILDYSDQLAGPPVVLGSDLLLVSTSGKLVRVEGATGKIIATGEIGRVVTGVNAVLETRLAVAAADGQLLFVTIPKPASP; translated from the coding sequence ATGTCGGCTTCGAAGATGCTCGACCTGGCGGAGCAACAAGGTCTGCTGGAAGAGAAGGTGATCTCCGAACTGCGTCGTCAGCTGCGCGAATCGAAGTTTATTGTCACTCCCGAAGCGCTGGCCAAAGTTCTGGTCGATCACGAGCACCTGACGAATTTTCAAGCGCGTAAATTAGTCGCGTCGGCGAGTGAAGCGACCGATGCTCCCACCACAACGCGTCAAGCAGTTGCACCGACCAAAGCTCCTGCGAAAGAGATGCTCCCGATTGAGGAAGAAGAGGACATTGTCGACCTCGAGCCTGCGGCACCTGCTGCGGCGAAAGTCGATCCGCTCGATGAGCTAGTGGACCTCGAGCCCGCAGTTCCAGCGGCTCCCCAGGCTCCTGCAGCAGCGCCGGTTCCTGTGGCCCCTGCGCCATCGGCTCACGACTCGATCGACATGGCCCCTCTCGACTTCGACGAGAATCCAAAATCGTCCTCAAAGCCAGTGGAGCCGAAGCCCGAGAAGCCCAAAGCAGAAGCTGCTCCTTCGCCTCCGAAAAGCGAACCCAAACCTAAGCCTCAACCTGCGCCGCGTGGCTTCAAGACGCTCGAGAAACCTGGCTCGACACCACCTAAGCGCGAGAGCAAGCCTGCCCCGATTTCTCCCCCCTCCATCGCGCCTCCGGTTGAAGATAATCTGGAAGTTCTGACGGAATTGACGCCGCTGTCCGTCCCCAGCGGTCCGGCCCCGATCGACGATCTGTTTGCGGTCGATCCCATTGCAGGACCTGCTCCACTGGGGAGCGATCCACTCATGGGTGGCCCTTTGGCAGGTCCTCTCGCTGGTCCGCTTGGTCAACCCGCTGCAGCAGCCGGTGTTGTTGTTCCACCGAAAAAGAAGAACCAGTGGGATTCTCCGCTGCTGCTCATTGGTGGCGGCGCTCTCGGCGTGCTGCTGCTGGCTGCAGGCCTACTGGTCTACTCGCTTACGCGTGGCTCGGCATCAGAGCTGTTTCAAAAAGGGGAAGAGGATTATCGGAGCGGATCGTACTCCACGGCGATCGCGGTGTTCGATGAGTTTCTGAAAAAGTATCCGAGCGACCCTAACAGCAGCCTCGCACGTGTGCGTCGTGGTATGGCGCAGATTCGCCAAGTGACCGATAAAGCGAGCGATCCGGTGCAAGGCCTGAAAGCAGCGCAGCAGGTGTTGCCGCAAATTGAGGTGGAGACCGAATCGTTCAATGAAGCCCGTACCGAACTGGCGTCGATCTTGCCCGATATTGCTGATGGATTTGCCACGAAAGCGAAAGACGAACCCGACACCGCGAAGCGCGTTGAACTTGTCGCCAAGACCGAAGCGGCGATCGCGCTGGTGAACAATCCGTCGTACATTCCGTCGTCTCTACGCAAAGATCAGGAAGTGCGGATCAGTCAGATCATCGAGAAACTCGATGCCGCGCGGCGCAGTATCGATCAAGATCGAGATCTGCAAACGGCCGTCGAAAAAATGACGGCCGCTGCGGACCAAAATCAAGCCGCGACCGGCTACGCCACGCGCCGCGAACTGCTCAAGAAGTATCCAGCCCTCGAAATTTCCGAATCGTTAATGGCGGCGACATATCGGCTGTCGCAAGGGGAACAATTGCAAATTGAAGTGCGTGACAATCCCCTTCCTGCTGCCCCCGCTGCCGCTGCCGAAGGTGTGATTGCGATCGCGCTTTCGCATGCGGAAACCGCAGGGACAGGAGCCACAACCGGATTGGTTCCTGTGGTTGTCGAAGGAAGCCTCCATGCGTTTGACCTCGGCACTGGTGCTCTCAAGTGGCACAAGTATCTAGGACAGGGAGCCCCTGCCGTTGTGGTGACTCCGACGGGCGACTGGCTCGCTGTCGATGTGCGCACGAGCACTCTCTGCTGTTTCGAGCCAGCGACCGGCAGCATCAAGTGGCGACACGCGCCAGGGGAACGTTTTTTTGGTCCAGTGGTAGGAACCGACGTCGCCTACATCAGCTGCGAAAGTGGGACGATCTACGAGATCGCGCTGGCCGACGGAACATCGCCACGGCAGGTCAAACTTCCTCAGAAACTGAGTACCGCTGTTGGTCTCGATTCGCGCCGCAGCCGCATCTATCAACTGGGAGATCACAGCACGCTGTTCGCCCTGCGGATGGAAACGCTGGCGTGTGAAGAGACGAGTTTTCTGGGGCATCTTGAAGGTTCGATTCTTGTTCCGCCGCTGGTGGTGCTCGACCATGTGGTGATCGCGGAGAGCCCGGGGATCAACTACAGCGTGCTGCGAACACTCGCCCCAACCGGCGAGAACAAACAGCTTCAACCGACGAGCAAAGTGTTTCGGCTCGCGGGACGAATTACCGAACCGCTGCTCACAGCAAGTCGCCGGGTGATTGCGGTGACCGATCTTGGCCAAACATCGGTCATCGAGATCGACCCCACGAGCCCGCAGCAGAGCGTTCGCGAGATCAGCAAACTCGAAGCGACCGATTCGGAACCCACGACAACCTACCCAGCTGTCGAAGCCAATCAGGTCTGGCTCGTAGGCACTCGCGCGAGTGCTTACGAAATTCAAGCGTCTCTCGCACAACTAGCTCGGCGCTGGACACTTCACCCGGGGGATCGATTCGTCGCGCCACTGCAGTTTTCTGGTGGAGTGCTGGTGCACGCGCGTCGCCGCGGAACGCAAGATGGCATTTTGGTAGAGGCCTGCAATCCGGCCGACGGCAAAGCGATTTGGACCACACGCATCGCGCAGCAACTCGCTGCGGTGCTGATTCATCAGCCTCGCTCCGAAGTTTTTGCAGCCACCCGTGGAGGGCTGCTCTACAGCATTCCGCGGGATGCACTGCGACAAGGACTTTACGCAACTCCGCAGCTCACACCACCTCTCGGAGGTGGTCCGATTTCGCTGTCGCAGCTCTCGAATCTCGGCAACAATCAGTATTTGATCAGCGGCTTTGGAACCGGAAATCGCGGTATCCTGTGCAACCTCGAAGAGAAAGAGAAGAGCCGCTACACCGAGTTCAGCTCGATCGATGGAAGCTCTCGTTGCACGCCACTCGTCCTCGGGAGTTCGGTGATTGTGCCGCTCGAAAAAGGGCCTGTGCAAGCGGTGAATCCTCTCACAGGTGAGGCCCCGATCTTCCCATTCACTCCGCCGCTGAAAGCAGGCGCGAAGTTCCCCTGGCTCTCGCCACTACTCCTGGAGGATGGCAAAAACATTCTCCTCTCCGACGGGGGTGTGATGCTCTACAAACTGGTCGAGCGTGCGGGGACACCACCGCAATTGGCGCTTGCTGGAGAATCCACTTCAACGCTTCCACTCGCTAAGCAACTCGCCCGCGTGGCCAGCACGATCGTTGGTGTGGGACGTGGTGAAGCGGTCGACAGCCTAGTGACCATCCACCCGCAAACACTCGCGGTCACCGAGACCAAAAAACTTGCCGGACGAGTGACGAGTGGTCCCTTTGCGGCGCTCGATTTGGTGCTCGTCGCTACGCAGCCCGAAGGGATCATCGCGCTTGGTGCTGATGGTGAAACTAAGTGGATCCTCGACTACAGCGATCAACTCGCTGGCCCGCCGGTGGTGCTCGGAAGCGATCTGCTACTGGTGAGCACCAGTGGCAAGCTGGTCCGTGTGGAGGGAGCGACGGGAAAAATCATTGCGACGGGCGAAATTGGACGCGTCGTGACTGGCGTGAATGCCGTGCTTGAAACGCGACTCGCTGTCGCCGCCGCCGATGGTCAATTGCTGTTTGTCACGATTCCCAAACCGGCAAGCCCCTAG
- a CDS encoding biopolymer transporter ExbD, whose protein sequence is MPPLPQAPEAEEELPVLETEPSTEVAPPDFAPANAATENPSDLFIDVAADESAAAVAGDEAALDIVQVPDSDLQMTVVMEPNYASDASVEPFSDERLATLAVVDEETAPPPFAISGESRWKGSPPRPPAAVDEEDEPPRPSMKRKTRQPQEADMDMTPMVDVTFLLLIFFMVTASFTMQKSLSIPKPESDQPSTQAKSVEDYEENPDYVVVRVDSLNTFYVSAAHWDDEREAPSEQELLVKLRQAREDGGSSVPTKMLVIASGEALHERVVMAIDAGNDVGMEEVQLLSVEDDEAP, encoded by the coding sequence ATGCCCCCGCTACCGCAAGCTCCGGAAGCGGAAGAGGAACTCCCCGTCCTCGAAACCGAGCCTTCGACCGAGGTAGCGCCGCCAGATTTCGCCCCCGCCAATGCTGCCACTGAGAACCCAAGCGACCTGTTTATCGATGTCGCTGCAGACGAATCAGCAGCGGCTGTTGCCGGCGATGAGGCTGCACTCGACATCGTGCAAGTTCCCGATTCCGACTTGCAAATGACCGTGGTGATGGAGCCGAATTACGCCTCCGATGCATCGGTGGAACCATTTAGCGACGAACGACTCGCGACACTGGCGGTGGTTGATGAGGAAACAGCTCCCCCTCCGTTTGCGATAAGTGGCGAATCTCGCTGGAAAGGTTCCCCCCCGCGACCACCTGCTGCTGTGGACGAAGAAGACGAGCCCCCGCGACCCTCGATGAAACGTAAGACGCGTCAGCCGCAAGAGGCTGACATGGACATGACGCCGATGGTCGACGTCACCTTCCTGCTGCTGATTTTTTTCATGGTGACCGCTTCGTTCACGATGCAGAAATCGCTCAGCATTCCGAAGCCTGAAAGCGATCAACCGAGTACGCAAGCGAAATCGGTCGAGGACTATGAAGAGAACCCCGACTATGTGGTGGTACGAGTCGATTCGCTGAACACGTTTTATGTTTCTGCCGCCCACTGGGACGACGAACGAGAAGCCCCTAGCGAGCAGGAATTGCTGGTAAAATTGCGTCAGGCTCGTGAAGATGGTGGAAGCTCGGTCCCCACGAAAATGCTGGTCATCGCCAGTGGTGAAGCGCTGCACGAACGCGTGGTGATGGCAATCGATGCGGGGAACGATGTCGGGATGGAAGAAGTGCAACTGCTGAGCGTGGAGGATGACGAAGCGCCGTAG
- a CDS encoding MotA/TolQ/ExbB proton channel family protein, protein MNIDPFFWDFISNTVYGALAIDALWGAYCIVVVYMRIGQNRFKSEKKQEEFLASLEAPLEKKDFESAAALCDGDRRALPQLALLAISRRNLGLAKVQELVVDRFQRDVLGDLDHRISWINNVIKTAPMLGLLGTVLGMMAAFGKLASEANVKPDQLASDISFALITTAIGLAIAIPATICVASINVRIRKMEDMVFAGLNDFLDRFASAVTPVRK, encoded by the coding sequence ATGAATATCGATCCATTCTTCTGGGATTTCATTAGTAACACCGTTTACGGGGCCTTGGCCATCGATGCACTTTGGGGTGCGTACTGCATTGTGGTGGTGTATATGCGGATCGGTCAGAACCGTTTCAAATCGGAAAAGAAGCAGGAAGAGTTCTTGGCTTCACTCGAGGCCCCCCTCGAGAAGAAAGACTTTGAATCAGCAGCTGCGCTTTGTGACGGCGATCGACGAGCCCTGCCACAGCTCGCCTTGCTTGCTATTTCGCGCCGCAACCTAGGGCTGGCGAAAGTTCAGGAACTGGTGGTCGATCGATTCCAGCGCGACGTGCTCGGTGACCTCGACCATCGCATCAGCTGGATTAACAACGTGATCAAAACCGCGCCGATGCTGGGACTCCTCGGAACGGTGCTCGGCATGATGGCAGCGTTCGGCAAACTGGCGTCGGAGGCGAACGTGAAGCCCGACCAACTTGCGTCCGACATCAGCTTCGCGCTCATCACCACTGCTATCGGACTGGCAATCGCCATTCCGGCGACTATTTGTGTCGCCAGCATCAACGTTCGGATTCGCAAGATGGAAGATATGGTCTTCGCCGGGCTGAATGATTTTCTCGATCGATTTGCCTCAGCCGTCACCCCCGTTCGCAAATAA
- a CDS encoding biopolymer transporter ExbD produces MANLRESTRLNRPRRKVEEAEMDITPMIDCTFLLLIFFLVSSKMQAGEAIDLPPARHGSVAIVKESVILTVTKGPGEIANVYKGDGTTPANLIDGSTIAGQEAAIQAYVEEQVALDPLKVNVLIKAEKGLKHRDVTRVARAAGQAEVPQLYVAVLESQ; encoded by the coding sequence ATGGCCAATCTTCGTGAATCAACGCGGCTGAATCGTCCGCGTCGAAAAGTGGAAGAAGCCGAAATGGACATCACCCCCATGATCGACTGCACCTTCTTGCTTTTGATCTTTTTTCTGGTGTCGTCGAAAATGCAGGCGGGTGAAGCAATCGATCTTCCCCCCGCCCGGCACGGAAGTGTCGCGATTGTCAAAGAGTCGGTGATCCTGACAGTTACCAAGGGGCCAGGTGAAATCGCCAACGTCTACAAAGGAGACGGAACGACTCCAGCGAACTTGATCGACGGCAGCACGATCGCGGGGCAAGAGGCCGCGATTCAGGCGTATGTCGAAGAACAAGTGGCGCTCGATCCCCTGAAAGTGAATGTGCTGATTAAGGCCGAGAAAGGGCTCAAGCACCGCGATGTAACGCGTGTCGCGCGGGCTGCTGGCCAGGCCGAAGTTCCTCAGCTCTATGTGGCAGTACTCGAATCGCAATGA